Proteins from a genomic interval of Bacteroidota bacterium:
- a CDS encoding PDC sensor domain-containing protein — translation MKRLFIVSFLCLTAIALMFSSCKSKRVELPVVLENATDQIFQVIRQMDTSMSAISKKLTSVAIDSEKARNILRNEFGKINSVIEIATITPEGVLCVIVPDTYKGSEGIDISKQEHIVKVKQTKKPVLSSAFTAVEGFQAIVLAYPVISASNEFTGITTMLIRPESFLKNIITPVIEGVPVDIWVMQQDGVILYDYDTEEIGRNLFTDPLYKSYTESLKTAARIAEEKDGSATYNFLGHGLEKPVTNEAFWTTIDTYGNEWKIVLIKPIGEHDVKRTVKDLGLKTAADDLKALAGNEDFLSLVARGNKEEALIYFQSFYAAHKVYAIEYTDSTVTCQFGYPPSHSLKNYPVKPEDLQEKSFYDAVVNRTEATFKQTLLEGNTGTFYCCPMTYQGKYLGVIYYIIIEA, via the coding sequence ATGAAAAGACTATTTATTGTATCATTTTTATGCTTGACAGCAATTGCATTAATGTTCTCATCCTGCAAAAGTAAGAGGGTCGAACTCCCTGTGGTCCTTGAAAATGCGACTGATCAGATTTTTCAGGTCATCCGGCAAATGGATACGAGTATGAGTGCCATTTCAAAAAAACTCACCAGTGTCGCGATTGATTCAGAAAAAGCCAGGAATATTCTTCGTAATGAATTTGGGAAAATAAATTCGGTGATAGAAATTGCAACCATTACACCCGAGGGTGTCCTATGTGTAATCGTGCCCGATACATATAAGGGATCAGAAGGCATAGATATCAGTAAACAAGAGCATATTGTTAAAGTAAAACAAACAAAAAAACCTGTGTTAAGTTCGGCATTTACTGCAGTAGAAGGTTTTCAGGCAATTGTTCTGGCTTATCCTGTCATATCTGCATCAAATGAATTTACAGGTATCACCACAATGCTCATCCGGCCGGAGTCGTTCCTTAAAAATATTATCACACCGGTTATTGAAGGCGTTCCAGTCGATATTTGGGTGATGCAACAGGATGGAGTTATTCTCTATGATTATGACACTGAAGAAATAGGCAGGAATTTATTTACCGATCCCTTATACAAGTCTTATACAGAATCCCTGAAAACAGCTGCCAGAATTGCAGAGGAGAAGGATGGCAGTGCTACTTATAATTTCCTCGGTCATGGTCTGGAAAAACCTGTGACTAACGAGGCTTTCTGGACAACAATCGACACCTATGGCAATGAATGGAAGATCGTATTGATCAAACCCATAGGAGAACACGATGTAAAAAGAACGGTAAAAGATCTTGGATTGAAAACAGCTGCTGATGATTTGAAAGCATTGGCTGGCAATGAAGATTTCTTATCCCTTGTTGCCCGGGGCAATAAGGAGGAAGCACTTATTTATTTTCAATCCTTTTACGCAGCTCATAAGGTATATGCCATTGAATATACCGATTCAACCGTGACATGCCAGTTTGGATACCCGCCATCACACAGTCTGAAAAATTACCCGGTCAAACCCGAAGATCTGCAAGAGAAATCTTTCTATGATGCCGTCGTGAACAGAACTGAGGCGACGTTTAAACAGACTCTCCTGGAAGGCAATACAGGAACCTTTTATTGCTGTCCGATGACGTATCAGGGCAAATACCTGGGAGTGATTTACTATATTATAATTGAGGCCTGA
- the rsxC gene encoding electron transport complex subunit RsxC has protein sequence MLKTFKLGGIHPAENKLSAKQPLEIPGLPKKVYIPLSQSMGATAKVMVKKGDTVKTGQLIAKGEAFISSNVHSSVSGTVVKVDEVIDQSGYRREAVFIDVSDDNWEESIDRSQEINRDIRFTSKEIIDRIFQMGIVGMGGATFPSHVKLMVPEGKKAELLIINGVECEPFLTADHRLMLEKGEEILVGASILMKGLNVKKCIVGIENNKIDAIAYMKELAGHFEGIEVQALKVKYPQGGEKQLIKALTGREVPSGKLPVEVGCVVNNVGTAYAVYEAVQKNKPLIERVVTVTGISVSQPSNFWVRIGTPLSDLLIAAGGLPDNTGKILSGGPMMGKALTSPDVPVVKGSSGFLIFPEQESKRVRVQNCIRCAKCIGVCPMGLEPYLLAQLVAHEEHDTAEKHRVMDCIECGSCHYICPSGRPLLDYIRLGKFQVGQNIRNRGKK, from the coding sequence ATGTTGAAAACATTTAAACTCGGGGGTATCCATCCGGCAGAAAATAAGCTATCTGCAAAACAACCACTGGAAATCCCTGGACTGCCAAAAAAAGTGTATATACCACTGTCGCAAAGCATGGGCGCCACGGCTAAAGTCATGGTCAAAAAGGGTGATACAGTGAAGACCGGCCAACTTATTGCTAAAGGAGAAGCTTTTATCTCCTCCAACGTTCACTCCTCAGTCTCCGGTACAGTAGTTAAGGTTGATGAAGTCATCGACCAAAGCGGCTACAGGAGAGAAGCAGTATTTATCGATGTGAGTGATGATAACTGGGAAGAATCCATTGACAGGAGCCAGGAAATTAACAGGGACATCAGGTTTACATCAAAGGAGATCATTGATAGGATTTTTCAGATGGGCATTGTGGGTATGGGCGGAGCTACATTCCCCTCACATGTTAAACTCATGGTGCCTGAAGGCAAAAAGGCTGAGCTGCTCATCATTAATGGTGTGGAGTGTGAACCATTTCTGACTGCCGACCACCGCCTGATGCTGGAGAAGGGAGAAGAGATCCTCGTGGGGGCATCCATCCTTATGAAAGGATTGAATGTGAAAAAATGTATCGTCGGTATAGAAAATAATAAAATCGACGCCATTGCCTATATGAAGGAACTGGCGGGTCATTTCGAAGGTATTGAAGTCCAGGCATTAAAGGTAAAATATCCCCAGGGGGGAGAAAAGCAATTGATAAAAGCCCTCACAGGAAGGGAAGTCCCATCCGGTAAGTTGCCTGTGGAAGTTGGCTGCGTTGTTAATAATGTGGGTACGGCTTATGCGGTTTATGAAGCTGTTCAGAAGAATAAACCCTTAATTGAACGTGTAGTAACAGTGACGGGAATATCCGTCAGTCAGCCATCCAATTTTTGGGTGAGAATAGGAACTCCTTTGTCAGATCTTCTCATTGCTGCCGGAGGTCTTCCTGACAATACCGGTAAAATCCTCAGCGGTGGGCCTATGATGGGAAAAGCCCTGACATCACCCGATGTGCCGGTGGTGAAAGGTTCTTCGGGCTTCCTGATCTTTCCGGAGCAGGAATCGAAGCGTGTCAGGGTTCAAAATTGTATTCGTTGTGCAAAGTGCATTGGGGTCTGTCCCATGGGACTTGAACCTTATCTTCTGGCCCAGCTTGTTGCACATGAGGAGCATGACACAGCTGAAAAGCACCGGGTGATGGATTGCATCGAATGCGGGTCATGTCATTATATTTGTCCTTCAGGTAGACCCTTGCTCGACTATATCAGGTTGGGAAAATTCCAGGTCGGTCAGAATATAAGAAACAGAGGAAAAAAATAA
- a CDS encoding RnfABCDGE type electron transport complex subunit B: MSSVLIFAVVVLSAIGIVSAVVLYFIAQKFKVIEDSNIDLVEVSLPGANCGGCGYAGCRNFAEALVHADKLDGFFCPVGGNEVMKRVGEILGYEVGKVALKVAVLRCNGSVENAPRKVYFDGAATCAFAHNLYAGESGCPFGCLGLGDCVRSCQFDAMYMDAESGLPVIIEDKCVACGACVKACPRLIIELRNKGPKNRRIFVSCINEEKGGVARKNCKVACIGCGACVKVCRFDAITLEKNLAYIDFNKCTLCRKCAPECPTFAIQEINFPPRKEKAPETEKKVEVIC, translated from the coding sequence GTGAGCAGTGTATTGATTTTTGCTGTGGTTGTTCTGAGTGCTATTGGCATTGTTTCGGCGGTCGTCCTCTATTTTATTGCTCAGAAATTCAAAGTTATCGAAGATTCGAATATTGATCTTGTTGAAGTATCGCTGCCCGGAGCAAATTGCGGAGGATGTGGTTATGCAGGGTGCAGGAATTTTGCAGAGGCATTGGTCCATGCCGACAAGCTGGATGGTTTCTTCTGTCCGGTTGGTGGCAATGAGGTGATGAAACGAGTTGGCGAAATCCTTGGCTACGAAGTTGGTAAGGTAGCTTTGAAAGTCGCTGTTTTACGCTGCAACGGCTCTGTTGAGAATGCACCAAGGAAAGTGTATTTCGACGGTGCTGCAACATGTGCTTTTGCCCATAACTTGTATGCTGGTGAAAGCGGATGCCCTTTTGGCTGTCTCGGTCTGGGCGATTGCGTAAGATCGTGCCAGTTCGATGCCATGTATATGGACGCTGAATCCGGCCTGCCGGTGATCATCGAAGATAAATGTGTGGCCTGTGGCGCTTGCGTTAAAGCCTGCCCCCGTCTTATTATAGAACTCAGAAATAAGGGACCTAAAAACCGGAGAATCTTTGTCTCCTGCATAAACGAGGAAAAAGGCGGTGTAGCCAGGAAAAACTGTAAAGTGGCCTGCATTGGCTGCGGTGCATGTGTTAAGGTATGCAGGTTCGATGCCATCACCCTGGAGAAAAACCTGGCTTATATCGATTTTAACAAATGCACACTCTGCCGGAAATGTGCCCCTGAATGCCCGACTTTTGCTATCCAAGAAATAAACTTCCCGCCAAGAAAGGAAAAAGCACCGGAGACGGAAAAGAAAGTGGAGGTCATATGTTGA